A region of Thermococcus argininiproducens DNA encodes the following proteins:
- a CDS encoding DUF2110 family protein, with protein MEIVILEKIYGDRSGFEKLNRKLKSLIGDLEISWKVGITQRQWAKISLEGEDKEVSANLIREEFGEIPYKLSAIEEGRIYKGRFVDLGKIGYGVYVDIGIFSPVPKDALIPLYYLKSTFGEKPVRRMIREFGWIDYLPVEVEIKKVEFGTREIEVEFTRRQLTKINKWLNDGHDKIFIAGTVSENVEKALIETGHSRDVIRLEELGLMETLLVLKKGTQAPGIIKEIGPYLKPAVFGAIKFPSDYL; from the coding sequence ATGGAGATAGTTATTCTTGAGAAAATTTATGGGGATCGAAGCGGTTTTGAAAAGCTTAATAGGAAGCTTAAATCTCTTATTGGAGATTTAGAAATCTCTTGGAAAGTAGGTATAACCCAAAGACAATGGGCAAAAATATCCCTAGAAGGAGAAGACAAGGAGGTTTCTGCGAACCTCATTAGGGAGGAATTTGGAGAAATTCCGTACAAACTCAGTGCTATCGAAGAAGGAAGAATATATAAAGGCCGTTTTGTTGACCTAGGAAAAATAGGGTATGGTGTTTATGTTGATATAGGGATTTTCTCGCCTGTTCCAAAGGATGCCCTCATTCCACTTTACTACCTCAAGTCCACGTTTGGAGAAAAACCCGTTAGGCGAATGATAAGAGAATTTGGGTGGATAGATTATCTCCCAGTTGAAGTCGAGATAAAGAAGGTAGAGTTTGGAACAAGAGAAATTGAAGTAGAATTTACAAGAAGACAGCTCACAAAGATAAACAAATGGTTGAATGACGGTCACGACAAGATTTTTATTGCTGGGACAGTGAGTGAGAATGTTGAAAAAGCTCTCATTGAAACAGGCCATTCACGAGATGTAATACGCTTAGAAGAACTTGGATTAATGGAGACTTTACTAGTTCTCAAAAAAGGCACACAAGCCCCAGGAATAATAAAAGAGATCGGGCCGTATTTAAAACCGGCAGTCTTCGGGGCAATAAAATTCCCAAGTGACTATCTTTAG
- a CDS encoding Mrp/NBP35 family ATP-binding protein — MTIKTPPTFNVPGLGADPLTQRIKEKEKQWRFRIAVLSGKGGVGKSTVAVNLAAALAKQGYFVGVLDADVHGPNIAKMLGVEKAEILAEKFEDGHFEMIPPMNDFFGQTTPIKVMSMGFMVPDDQPIIWRGALVTKAIKQLLGDVKWGTLDFMIVDFPPGTGDQILTVTQTLSLDAAIIVTTPQEVALLDTGKAVNMMKQMEVPYVAVVENMSYLICPHCGNKIDLFGEGGGEKLAEKEGVDFLGKVPIDLKAREASDNGIPIVLFEETPAAKAFMEIAQKLARRLEKKEDGD, encoded by the coding sequence ATGACGATAAAAACTCCCCCCACTTTTAATGTTCCAGGTCTGGGCGCCGACCCTCTCACGCAAAGAATTAAAGAGAAAGAGAAACAGTGGAGATTTAGAATAGCAGTTTTAAGTGGCAAAGGCGGTGTCGGTAAATCAACAGTAGCCGTGAATTTAGCAGCAGCCCTCGCAAAGCAGGGATATTTTGTGGGAGTTCTTGATGCCGATGTACATGGGCCAAATATTGCCAAAATGCTTGGAGTTGAAAAAGCTGAAATTCTAGCTGAAAAGTTTGAAGATGGGCATTTTGAGATGATACCCCCAATGAATGACTTTTTTGGACAAACAACACCAATTAAAGTAATGAGTATGGGTTTTATGGTGCCTGACGATCAACCTATTATCTGGAGAGGAGCTCTGGTTACAAAGGCCATTAAACAACTTCTTGGTGATGTTAAGTGGGGAACTTTAGATTTCATGATAGTGGATTTTCCACCCGGAACTGGAGATCAAATTTTAACAGTTACTCAAACATTAAGTCTAGATGCTGCCATAATAGTTACCACTCCTCAAGAAGTGGCGTTACTTGACACTGGAAAAGCCGTGAATATGATGAAGCAGATGGAAGTTCCTTATGTGGCTGTTGTTGAGAACATGAGTTACTTAATATGCCCCCATTGTGGAAATAAGATTGATCTCTTTGGAGAAGGTGGTGGAGAAAAGCTTGCAGAAAAAGAAGGGGTAGACTTTCTCGGGAAGGTTCCTATTGATCTTAAGGCAAGAGAGGCAAGTGACAATGGCATACCCATAGTGCTTTTTGAAGAGACACCAGCAGCAAAAGCATTTATGGAGATTGCCCAAAAACTGGCTAGGAGGTTGGAGAAAAAAGAGGATGGAGATTAG
- the porB gene encoding pyruvate synthase subunit PorB, translated as MAVRKPPITTREYWAPGHAACAGCGPAIVMRLATKAFSEAMEAKYGDPNAFAIAHATGCMEVVSGVFPYTAWKAPWIHVAFENAGAVASGVDAAWKKLGRKGKILAIGGDGGTADIGLQALSGMLERRHNVVYLMYDNEAYMNTGIQRSSSTPYGAWTTTSPPGKYSIGEDKPKKWVALIAAAHQIPYVATASIGDPYDFYRKMKKAASVDGPAFVQVLAPCVPGWRTPPEKTVEIAKLAIETGLWPLFEIENGDFHNIKFQRFPKDGKFKKPIEDYLRLQGRFKHLFKKPEAIEELKRQIKEVWRILGKEVELL; from the coding sequence ATGGCAGTTAGAAAGCCTCCTATCACAACTCGCGAATACTGGGCACCTGGTCATGCCGCATGTGCTGGATGCGGTCCTGCAATAGTCATGAGACTTGCTACAAAAGCATTTAGCGAGGCTATGGAAGCAAAATATGGCGATCCGAATGCATTTGCCATTGCTCATGCCACAGGATGTATGGAAGTTGTTTCTGGTGTTTTCCCATATACTGCATGGAAAGCTCCTTGGATACATGTAGCTTTTGAAAACGCTGGTGCAGTCGCAAGTGGTGTCGACGCTGCTTGGAAGAAGCTTGGAAGAAAAGGAAAAATCCTTGCCATTGGTGGAGATGGTGGTACAGCAGATATTGGTCTCCAAGCCCTTTCTGGAATGCTTGAAAGAAGACACAATGTGGTTTACCTCATGTATGATAATGAGGCTTACATGAATACGGGTATCCAGAGATCTTCATCCACTCCTTACGGAGCATGGACAACCACTTCACCGCCTGGAAAGTACTCAATTGGTGAGGACAAACCAAAGAAATGGGTAGCTCTAATAGCTGCAGCTCATCAAATTCCCTATGTGGCTACAGCAAGCATTGGAGATCCATATGACTTCTACAGGAAGATGAAAAAGGCCGCAAGTGTCGATGGACCAGCATTTGTTCAAGTTTTAGCTCCATGTGTTCCAGGATGGAGAACTCCACCAGAGAAAACTGTGGAAATCGCAAAATTAGCGATTGAGACAGGTCTATGGCCTCTCTTCGAAATTGAAAACGGTGACTTCCATAACATTAAGTTCCAAAGATTCCCCAAAGATGGAAAGTTCAAAAAGCCAATTGAGGACTATCTTAGGCTCCAAGGAAGATTCAAACACCTCTTCAAGAAGCCAGAGGCAATTGAAGAACTCAAGAGACAGATCAAAGAAGTCTGGAGAATCCTTGGTAAGGAAGTTGAGCTTCTCTAG
- the porA gene encoding pyruvate synthase subunit PorA codes for MPMRKVMKGNEAAAWAAKLAKPKVVAAFPITPSTLVPEKISEFVADGEMDAEFIKVESEHSAISACVGASAAGVRAFTATASQGLALMHEILFIAAGMRLPIVMAIGNRSLSAPINIWNDWQDTISERDTGWMQFYAENNQEALDLILIAFKVAEDERVLLPAMVGFDAFILTHTVEPVEIPDQEVVDEFLGEYVPKHAYLDPARPITQGALGFPAHYMEARYTVWQAMENARKVIKEVFDEFEKKFGRRYHMIEEYKTEDAEVILLTMGSLAGTLKEFIDKKREEGVKIGAAKMTVYRPFPIEEIRALAKKTKVLAILEKDISFGISGAVYTDVGRALINEKEKPIILDFILGLGGRDVTFEQLEEVVEISKKALEGEKVEEVNWIGLRKEIL; via the coding sequence ATGCCAATGAGAAAGGTTATGAAGGGTAATGAAGCTGCTGCGTGGGCTGCTAAACTTGCAAAGCCAAAAGTTGTTGCTGCATTTCCGATCACACCATCAACACTCGTTCCAGAGAAAATTAGTGAATTCGTAGCTGATGGAGAAATGGATGCTGAGTTCATAAAAGTTGAAAGTGAGCACTCTGCAATTTCTGCATGTGTTGGAGCAAGTGCTGCAGGTGTGAGAGCTTTTACGGCAACTGCTTCCCAAGGTCTTGCCCTGATGCACGAGATTCTTTTCATTGCAGCTGGAATGAGACTTCCAATAGTTATGGCGATTGGTAACAGGTCATTGAGTGCTCCAATTAACATTTGGAATGACTGGCAAGACACAATAAGTGAGAGAGACACTGGTTGGATGCAATTCTATGCTGAAAACAACCAAGAAGCACTGGATCTAATCCTTATAGCATTTAAAGTTGCTGAGGACGAGAGAGTTCTTCTCCCAGCAATGGTTGGCTTTGATGCCTTCATATTGACACATACAGTTGAACCAGTAGAAATACCAGATCAAGAAGTAGTTGACGAGTTCCTTGGAGAATACGTACCAAAACACGCTTATCTCGATCCAGCTAGACCAATCACTCAAGGTGCCCTTGGATTCCCAGCTCACTACATGGAAGCCAGATACACAGTTTGGCAAGCAATGGAAAACGCGAGAAAAGTCATTAAAGAGGTCTTTGATGAATTCGAGAAGAAGTTTGGAAGAAGATATCATATGATCGAGGAATACAAGACTGAGGATGCTGAAGTAATTCTTCTCACAATGGGCTCATTAGCTGGAACTCTCAAGGAGTTCATTGACAAGAAGAGGGAAGAGGGCGTAAAAATTGGGGCGGCTAAGATGACAGTTTACAGACCATTCCCAATTGAGGAGATAAGGGCTCTCGCAAAGAAAACAAAGGTTCTTGCTATTCTTGAAAAAGACATAAGCTTTGGAATTAGTGGTGCTGTTTACACAGATGTCGGTAGAGCACTTATAAACGAGAAAGAGAAGCCAATAATCCTTGACTTCATACTTGGACTTGGTGGAAGGGATGTTACCTTTGAACAACTTGAAGAAGTCGTTGAGATATCAAAGAAGGCCCTTGAAGGAGAGAAGGTTGAAGAAGTTAACTGGATAGGATTGAGGAAGGAGATTTTGTGA
- the porD gene encoding pyruvate synthase subunit PorD, whose translation MAESPFKADIERVQKEYSEKMTPGAVVYIPGSSVVNKTGGWRVFMPQFDKDKCVRCFLCYTLCPEPAIYLDEESYPVFDYDYCKGCGICANECPTKAIEMVRESK comes from the coding sequence ATGGCTGAAAGTCCATTCAAAGCTGATATTGAGAGAGTCCAAAAAGAGTATAGTGAAAAGATGACACCTGGAGCAGTAGTCTACATTCCTGGAAGCAGCGTTGTCAACAAGACCGGTGGATGGAGAGTTTTTATGCCACAGTTTGACAAAGATAAGTGTGTTAGATGCTTCCTATGTTACACTCTATGTCCAGAACCAGCCATATATCTAGATGAAGAGAGCTATCCTGTTTTTGACTATGATTATTGTAAGGGTTGTGGAATTTGTGCAAATGAATGCCCAACAAAAGCAATTGAAATGGTTAGAGAAAGCAAATGA
- a CDS encoding 3-methyl-2-oxobutanoate dehydrogenase subunit beta — protein sequence MELPAEVKKKLTLPAEEHFYAGHTACQGCGASLGLRYVLKAYGNKTIFTIPACCSTIIAGPWPYSALNAPLFHTAFETTGAVISGIEAALKAKGYKVKGEDGIMVVGWAGDGGTADIGLQALSGFLERGHDGLYIMYDNEAYMNTGIQRSSSTPYGAWTTNTPGGKKHFVERRPKKKVIDIVIAHKPAYAATASVAYPEDFMRKLKKAKNIKGPSFIQLFAPCPTGWRAPTDKTIELARLAVQTAYFPLFEYENGKYKINMPSPNKEPKPLEDFIKLQGRFKYMTKEDIQVLQEWVLKEWEELKKKAEVFG from the coding sequence ATGGAACTTCCTGCTGAGGTGAAAAAGAAATTAACACTCCCTGCTGAGGAACACTTTTACGCTGGACACACGGCTTGCCAGGGTTGTGGAGCCTCTTTAGGGTTGAGGTATGTTTTAAAAGCTTATGGGAATAAGACAATATTCACAATACCTGCATGTTGTTCGACAATTATAGCAGGTCCGTGGCCTTATTCAGCTTTGAATGCTCCTCTGTTCCATACAGCTTTTGAGACTACTGGTGCGGTTATAAGTGGTATTGAGGCAGCTTTGAAAGCAAAAGGCTACAAAGTTAAGGGCGAAGATGGAATAATGGTAGTCGGCTGGGCAGGAGATGGTGGTACAGCAGATATTGGTCTCCAAGCATTGAGTGGTTTCCTTGAAAGGGGGCATGATGGATTATACATAATGTATGATAATGAGGCTTACATGAATACGGGTATCCAGAGGTCTTCATCCACTCCTTACGGAGCATGGACAACTAACACCCCGGGTGGAAAGAAACACTTCGTTGAGAGAAGACCAAAGAAGAAGGTCATTGATATCGTGATAGCTCACAAGCCCGCGTATGCTGCTACAGCTAGCGTTGCTTATCCAGAAGACTTCATGAGAAAACTAAAGAAGGCCAAGAATATTAAAGGTCCATCATTCATACAACTCTTTGCCCCGTGTCCAACAGGATGGAGGGCACCAACTGACAAGACCATTGAACTTGCCCGCTTAGCAGTCCAAACAGCATATTTCCCACTTTTTGAATATGAAAACGGCAAGTATAAGATAAACATGCCTTCACCAAACAAGGAACCCAAGCCCCTTGAGGACTTCATAAAACTACAAGGAAGATTTAAGTACATGACCAAAGAAGATATTCAAGTACTCCAAGAATGGGTACTAAAAGAATGGGAAGAACTCAAAAAGAAGGCCGAGGTTTTCGGCTGA
- the porA gene encoding pyruvate ferredoxin oxidoreductase, giving the protein MPKKVVSGNYAAAYAAKHARVEVVAAYPITPQTSIIEKIAEFIANGEVENLQYVSVESEHSAMAACIGASATGARTFTATSAQGLALMHEMLHWAAGARLPVVMVDVNRAMAPPWSVWDDQTDSLAQRDTGWLQFYAENNQEVYDGVLMAFKIGEHEKVNLPVMVIESAFILSHTYDVVDMPSQEEIDDFLPPRKPLYTLTDFENPFSVGALGTPADYYEFRYRIEKAMENARKIIKEVGKEFGERFGRDYSRMIELYRTEDAEIVFMGMGSLMGTVKEAIDVLRNEGYKVGAAKVRWFRPFPKEELYELAKNVEGIAVLDRNFSFGQEGILFNEAKGVLYNTDANPVMKNYIVGLGGRDLTVNDVRVIAKNMKEIIEKKELDREIEWYHLKR; this is encoded by the coding sequence ATGCCAAAGAAAGTTGTAAGTGGAAATTACGCGGCTGCTTATGCGGCGAAACATGCGAGAGTTGAGGTTGTAGCCGCTTACCCTATAACACCTCAGACGTCAATTATTGAAAAAATAGCTGAGTTTATAGCTAATGGAGAGGTCGAAAATCTTCAATATGTCTCAGTTGAGAGTGAGCACTCAGCAATGGCTGCTTGTATAGGTGCCTCAGCGACGGGAGCAAGGACTTTCACGGCAACATCTGCTCAAGGTCTTGCTTTAATGCATGAGATGCTTCACTGGGCTGCTGGAGCAAGACTCCCAGTAGTGATGGTGGATGTTAACAGAGCAATGGCTCCACCGTGGAGTGTTTGGGATGATCAAACAGATTCACTTGCCCAAAGAGACACTGGATGGCTTCAATTTTATGCTGAAAACAACCAAGAGGTCTATGACGGTGTACTAATGGCATTTAAAATTGGCGAGCATGAGAAAGTTAACCTCCCAGTGATGGTTATTGAAAGTGCATTTATTCTAAGTCACACTTATGATGTAGTTGACATGCCAAGCCAAGAAGAGATAGATGATTTCCTTCCACCAAGGAAGCCTCTCTATACATTAACGGACTTTGAAAACCCATTCTCAGTTGGTGCGCTAGGTACTCCAGCTGATTACTATGAATTTAGATATAGGATTGAAAAGGCTATGGAAAACGCTAGAAAGATCATTAAAGAAGTTGGTAAGGAATTTGGAGAAAGATTTGGAAGAGACTACAGTCGGATGATAGAGCTATACAGGACAGAGGATGCAGAGATTGTTTTCATGGGTATGGGTTCTTTAATGGGTACTGTTAAAGAGGCCATTGATGTTCTTAGAAATGAAGGATACAAGGTAGGAGCTGCAAAGGTTCGCTGGTTCAGACCCTTCCCCAAGGAAGAACTTTATGAGTTGGCCAAAAACGTGGAAGGGATAGCAGTCCTTGATAGAAACTTCTCATTTGGACAAGAGGGAATTCTCTTCAATGAAGCTAAGGGTGTTCTTTACAACACTGATGCAAACCCAGTAATGAAGAACTACATTGTTGGACTTGGCGGAAGGGACTTAACAGTGAATGACGTGAGAGTAATTGCCAAAAATATGAAAGAAATAATTGAAAAGAAGGAACTTGATAGGGAAATCGAATGGTACCACTTAAAGAGGTGA
- a CDS encoding 3-methyl-2-oxobutanoate dehydrogenase subunit delta — MNTLFGEKKANAGKRVFKSVEEYPEVPITLGTTLSNFTGDWRTFIPVVDESKCIKCYICWKFCPEPSIYIKEDGYVAVDYDYCKGCGICANECPTKAISMVREEK; from the coding sequence TTGAATACTTTATTCGGGGAGAAGAAGGCAAATGCAGGAAAAAGGGTATTTAAATCTGTTGAAGAATATCCGGAGGTTCCAATAACTCTTGGAACGACACTCTCGAACTTTACTGGGGATTGGAGGACGTTTATACCAGTTGTTGACGAAAGCAAATGTATAAAGTGCTATATTTGTTGGAAGTTCTGTCCAGAGCCTTCAATATACATAAAAGAAGATGGCTATGTCGCGGTGGACTATGACTATTGTAAGGGTTGTGGAATTTGTGCAAATGAATGTCCAACTAAGGCAATAAGCATGGTAAGAGAGGAGAAGTGA
- a CDS encoding pyruvate/ketoisovalerate ferredoxin oxidoreductase subunit gamma, which yields MIEIRFHGRGGQGAVTAANILAEGAFLEGKYVQAFPFFGVERRGAPVTAFTRIDERPIRIKTQIYEPDVVVVLDPSLLDTVDVTAGLKEGGMVIINTEKSKEEVLEKLKKKPAKLALVDATTIALEILGLPITNTSILGAVAKATGVVKIESVEEAIKDTFSGELGEKNAKAAREAFGKTTVYEL from the coding sequence ATGATAGAGATTCGTTTTCACGGTAGGGGTGGACAAGGTGCAGTTACAGCTGCAAACATCTTAGCCGAAGGAGCTTTCTTAGAAGGCAAGTATGTCCAAGCGTTCCCGTTTTTTGGTGTTGAAAGAAGAGGTGCTCCAGTTACAGCATTTACAAGAATAGACGAAAGACCTATTAGAATCAAAACTCAGATTTATGAACCTGATGTGGTAGTTGTTCTTGATCCCTCACTTTTGGACACAGTAGACGTCACAGCAGGTCTTAAAGAGGGTGGGATGGTAATTATAAACACTGAAAAATCAAAGGAAGAAGTTCTTGAGAAGCTCAAGAAGAAACCAGCCAAGCTAGCTCTTGTTGATGCTACGACAATAGCTTTAGAAATTCTTGGGTTGCCAATTACAAATACATCAATTCTCGGTGCAGTGGCAAAAGCCACAGGTGTGGTTAAAATTGAAAGTGTTGAGGAAGCTATTAAGGACACTTTCTCAGGAGAACTTGGAGAGAAGAATGCTAAGGCAGCAAGAGAAGCATTTGGAAAGACCACTGTTTATGAACTTTGA
- a CDS encoding inorganic phosphate transporter — protein sequence MEAVMLAAVAIGFYIAWNIGANDSANAMGTAIGAGLLSFRQATLTITVFVMLGAYLKGSKVMKTIGKGIVPPEYLSLELAIIALLAAGVWVTIATIKGLPVSTTQAIVGGVVGVGIAISAPIKWETLIKIGAAWIISPILAAIFGLILFKFYGRIVNRIKSLKRIEFLYKWLAVLGGSYMAFNFGANEVANATGPLVGAGFFDPKTAGMFGALSLALGALTFSYAVMYTVGRKITSLGPISAFSAQFSSAIAVSLANMFGLPVSSSQAIVGGVIGVGLASGRGIEKEVVREIAVGWIATPTTAIVISLAMFKVFQFVGLL from the coding sequence ATGGAGGCAGTTATGTTAGCTGCGGTCGCAATAGGGTTCTACATTGCCTGGAATATTGGGGCCAATGACAGTGCAAATGCAATGGGGACTGCCATAGGTGCAGGTTTGTTAAGCTTCAGACAGGCAACTCTTACAATCACAGTATTTGTAATGCTTGGAGCTTATTTGAAAGGATCCAAGGTCATGAAGACTATTGGAAAAGGCATCGTCCCCCCAGAGTATCTATCACTTGAACTTGCAATAATAGCTTTATTAGCAGCAGGAGTTTGGGTGACCATAGCTACCATAAAAGGCCTTCCAGTTTCCACTACTCAAGCAATTGTAGGGGGAGTTGTAGGGGTTGGAATCGCTATAAGTGCCCCTATAAAATGGGAAACACTTATTAAAATTGGTGCTGCATGGATCATTTCCCCAATATTGGCTGCGATTTTCGGCTTGATCCTTTTCAAGTTTTATGGGAGAATTGTCAATAGAATCAAGAGTCTAAAAAGGATAGAGTTTCTCTATAAGTGGCTTGCAGTTCTTGGAGGCTCTTATATGGCTTTTAATTTTGGCGCTAATGAAGTTGCAAATGCAACTGGCCCCTTGGTAGGAGCTGGATTCTTTGATCCTAAAACCGCTGGGATGTTTGGGGCACTAAGCCTAGCTTTAGGAGCATTAACCTTTAGTTATGCTGTCATGTATACTGTAGGCAGAAAAATAACCTCCTTAGGTCCAATATCTGCTTTTTCCGCCCAATTTAGTTCTGCCATAGCAGTTAGCTTAGCTAATATGTTTGGGCTTCCTGTAAGTTCAAGCCAAGCCATTGTAGGAGGAGTAATAGGAGTAGGTCTTGCTAGTGGGAGAGGAATAGAAAAAGAAGTTGTGAGGGAAATAGCCGTTGGATGGATAGCTACACCAACCACTGCGATCGTGATCTCCCTTGCTATGTTTAAGGTATTTCAGTTTGTTGGGTTGCTCTAA
- a CDS encoding ABC transporter permease — protein sequence MSDFWVIVMKELKDLLRDKALIFGIIIVPLIIYPALGQMMQVGFEQAQKETKVVLVNFDDGEYGSLLIKALEAAPNVTVTKIEALTLDEALKKAQEGEHNMIVIIPRNFSIAIENNQKAQVEVYGIIKGISGGIREAVSEGRINAILIVLNEYLAKLKIEQNIEGNPEAILKPIDARSYTVIKGQVVPVPPSLVSNIITSQSFSMPIVIFIMIILVAQMSAGTMAMEKENKTLETLLTLPVKRITIVAGKMMGTAVVGIIAAIAYMIGMRNYLGSLTSASGEIGIPLEELGLKVTPLGVMLFVLIMFLAMVFALSFAMLLAVFAEDTKSANAVVSAGIMPLAFPTFILMFADIETLPVALKYLILAIPFSHPVLASKAMLMGEYSTMYTSVIYLSVIAAITLSVTAKFFTTEKILTAKFRFGRKK from the coding sequence ATGAGTGATTTTTGGGTAATAGTTATGAAAGAGCTTAAGGATCTCTTGAGAGATAAGGCATTGATATTTGGTATAATCATAGTTCCTCTTATTATTTATCCTGCGTTAGGGCAGATGATGCAGGTAGGGTTTGAACAAGCACAAAAAGAAACTAAAGTTGTTTTAGTAAACTTTGATGATGGAGAATATGGTTCTCTGCTTATAAAAGCCTTAGAAGCTGCCCCAAACGTAACAGTAACGAAGATAGAGGCGTTAACCCTTGATGAAGCTCTTAAAAAGGCCCAAGAAGGAGAGCATAATATGATTGTAATAATTCCTAGAAACTTTTCGATAGCTATAGAAAACAACCAAAAAGCCCAAGTAGAAGTTTATGGTATTATAAAGGGTATAAGTGGAGGTATAAGGGAAGCAGTGAGTGAGGGAAGAATTAATGCCATCCTAATAGTTTTAAATGAATATTTGGCAAAGTTAAAAATAGAGCAAAATATAGAAGGGAATCCCGAGGCGATTTTAAAACCAATAGATGCTAGGAGTTATACTGTTATTAAAGGCCAGGTGGTTCCAGTTCCGCCATCTTTGGTTTCCAACATTATAACGTCTCAATCATTTTCGATGCCTATCGTAATATTCATTATGATAATATTAGTAGCTCAAATGTCAGCTGGAACAATGGCAATGGAAAAGGAAAACAAAACTCTTGAGACTCTGTTAACGCTTCCTGTGAAAAGGATAACCATTGTAGCCGGTAAGATGATGGGGACAGCAGTAGTTGGAATAATTGCAGCTATAGCGTACATGATAGGGATGAGAAACTATCTAGGAAGCTTGACTTCTGCATCTGGTGAAATTGGAATTCCCCTTGAGGAACTCGGTTTGAAAGTAACACCATTAGGAGTCATGTTATTTGTTCTTATAATGTTCTTGGCAATGGTATTTGCTTTAAGTTTTGCAATGCTACTAGCGGTTTTTGCAGAAGATACAAAAAGTGCAAATGCTGTTGTAAGTGCTGGAATAATGCCTTTGGCATTTCCAACTTTTATTCTAATGTTTGCAGACATAGAAACACTTCCAGTTGCTCTCAAATATCTCATATTAGCAATACCCTTCAGCCACCCAGTGTTGGCTTCAAAGGCGATGCTCATGGGAGAATACTCTACCATGTATACTAGCGTGATTTATCTTTCTGTAATAGCAGCAATAACATTATCTGTGACAGCGAAGTTTTTCACAACAGAAAAGATTCTTACAGCAAAGTTTAGGTTTGGAAGAAAGAAGTGA
- a CDS encoding ABC transporter ATP-binding protein, giving the protein MVAVKVENLEKDYGKVKALKGISFEIRKGEIFGLIGPNGAGKSTTLKILATLLTPTGGKAEIFGHDVVEEAEEVRKLISYLPEEAGAYKNLKGIEYLQFMAKLYAKTGKSYDEMLEMGIKLSGLGERLNDKISTYSKGMTRKLLLARALMVKPKLGILDEPASGLDVVNAYSIRQTIRRFAREKGITFLVSSHNMLEVEFLCDRVALINKGVIVDVGSPKELKEKYNAENLEEVFMSIVGEGKGAMEVFG; this is encoded by the coding sequence ATGGTTGCTGTCAAAGTAGAAAATCTTGAGAAGGATTATGGAAAAGTTAAAGCCCTCAAGGGGATAAGTTTTGAAATTAGAAAAGGTGAGATATTTGGCCTTATAGGTCCAAATGGTGCTGGAAAAAGTACGACTCTAAAAATCTTGGCGACTTTATTAACTCCTACTGGCGGAAAAGCAGAAATTTTTGGTCATGATGTAGTTGAAGAGGCAGAAGAGGTTAGGAAGCTTATAAGCTACCTCCCAGAGGAGGCGGGAGCATATAAAAATCTTAAGGGAATCGAGTATCTCCAGTTCATGGCGAAGCTATATGCTAAAACAGGTAAAAGCTATGATGAAATGCTTGAAATGGGGATAAAACTTAGTGGTCTTGGAGAAAGATTAAACGATAAGATTTCCACTTACTCAAAGGGTATGACACGGAAATTACTATTGGCTCGGGCTTTAATGGTCAAGCCAAAATTAGGAATTCTTGATGAACCTGCAAGCGGTCTTGATGTGGTTAATGCTTACTCCATAAGGCAAACTATACGAAGATTTGCGAGGGAGAAGGGCATTACATTTCTTGTTTCAAGTCATAACATGCTTGAAGTTGAGTTCCTCTGTGATAGAGTTGCCCTTATCAATAAAGGAGTTATAGTAGACGTTGGGAGTCCAAAAGAGTTGAAAGAGAAATACAATGCAGAGAATCTTGAAGAGGTCTTCATGAGTATAGTAGGAGAAGGCAAAGGAGCTATGGAGGTGTTTGGATGA
- a CDS encoding helix-turn-helix transcriptional regulator, with the protein MKNRLRELREWKGLTQEDLAKALGVTRQTIIAIEKGKYNPSLELAFKIAKFFKVKIEDIFIYEEKIGGP; encoded by the coding sequence ATGAAGAATCGCCTCCGTGAACTTCGAGAATGGAAGGGGTTAACTCAAGAAGACCTAGCCAAAGCACTTGGAGTAACAAGACAAACAATAATAGCGATTGAAAAAGGTAAGTATAATCCCTCTCTTGAACTGGCTTTTAAAATAGCGAAGTTTTTTAAAGTTAAAATTGAGGACATATTTATTTACGAGGAAAAGATAGGGGGGCCTTAA